The Pseudolabrys sp. FHR47 genome contains a region encoding:
- a CDS encoding FAD-binding oxidoreductase, with translation MARTDVIVLGAGIVGTSIALQFAKRNMSVALIERAGPGEQTSYGNSGVLESSTILPPAFPNDFGALLRIALKQASDANYHLSFLPWVAPWLLAFRAASAPKVIEQTARINRPLFARAIPEHEELMLESGATQLMRRNGWIKLYRSDAAFRGMARELELAREFGMAIEVLDPDGARKLEPSLNPVFKHAVYWPSAVSLSDPLALTKAYAARFTALGGFTLKGDALSLHRSGSNWRVETDEGPIDAPEVVVALGPWAPDLLKSFGIRLPMGFKRGYHRHFKTEASAPLSRPVVDVQYGYLVTPMRQGIRVTTGAEFAARDAAPTPVQFDRFMPKLKDLYKIGPRADDQTWLGARPCFPDSRPVIGRAPGQKGMWLAIGHAHWGLTLGPVTGRLLAEMMRGETPFLDPKGFAAERFL, from the coding sequence ATGGCACGTACCGACGTCATCGTTCTCGGGGCCGGCATTGTCGGCACCTCGATCGCATTGCAGTTCGCGAAGCGCAACATGAGCGTGGCGCTGATCGAGCGCGCCGGGCCGGGCGAACAGACCTCCTACGGCAATTCGGGCGTCCTCGAAAGCTCGACCATCCTGCCGCCAGCCTTCCCGAACGATTTCGGCGCGCTGCTGCGGATCGCGCTGAAACAGGCCAGCGACGCCAATTATCACCTGAGTTTTCTGCCCTGGGTGGCGCCGTGGCTGCTGGCTTTCCGCGCCGCTTCGGCCCCGAAAGTCATCGAGCAGACGGCGCGCATCAACCGTCCGCTGTTCGCCCGCGCCATTCCCGAGCACGAAGAACTGATGCTCGAATCCGGCGCGACGCAGCTCATGCGCCGCAATGGCTGGATCAAGCTCTACCGCAGCGACGCGGCGTTCCGCGGGATGGCGCGGGAGCTTGAACTGGCCCGCGAATTCGGCATGGCGATTGAGGTTCTCGATCCGGACGGCGCGCGCAAGCTGGAGCCGTCGCTCAATCCGGTCTTCAAGCATGCGGTCTATTGGCCGAGCGCGGTGAGCCTCAGCGATCCGCTGGCCCTGACCAAAGCCTATGCGGCGCGGTTCACGGCGCTGGGCGGCTTCACCCTCAAGGGCGATGCGCTCAGCCTGCACCGTTCCGGCAGCAACTGGCGGGTCGAGACCGACGAGGGCCCGATCGATGCGCCCGAAGTAGTCGTCGCGCTCGGGCCCTGGGCGCCCGATCTCCTGAAGAGCTTCGGAATCCGGCTGCCAATGGGTTTCAAGCGCGGCTATCACCGCCACTTCAAGACCGAAGCCAGTGCGCCTTTGTCGCGGCCGGTGGTTGACGTTCAGTACGGCTATCTCGTCACCCCGATGCGGCAGGGCATTCGCGTCACGACAGGCGCAGAGTTCGCCGCGCGCGATGCGGCACCGACACCGGTGCAATTCGACCGCTTCATGCCGAAGCTGAAGGACCTCTACAAGATCGGCCCGCGCGCCGACGATCAGACCTGGCTCGGCGCCCGGCCGTGCTTCCCCGATTCACGGCCGGTCATCGGCCGCGCTCCGGGGCAGAAGGGTATGTGGCTTGCGATCGGCCATGCGCATTGGGGCCTGACTTTGGGTCCCGTCACCGGGCGTCTGCTGGCGGAGATGATGCGCGGCGAAACACCGTTCCTCGATCCGAAGGGTTTCGCCGCGGAGCGGTTTCTTTAA
- a CDS encoding KTSC domain-containing protein — MPSSVVENIAYENEHSRLTVTFVSGRVYEYYLVPPSVAQAFRAARSKGTYFNRHIRDRYICREITSAA; from the coding sequence ATGCCATCGAGCGTCGTCGAAAACATCGCATACGAGAACGAGCACAGCCGGCTGACCGTGACCTTCGTCAGCGGCCGCGTGTACGAGTATTATCTGGTGCCACCATCGGTCGCCCAGGCCTTCCGTGCTGCGCGCTCGAAGGGCACGTACTTCAATCGGCACATTCGCGATCGTTATATCTGCCGCGAGATAACCTCGGCGGCTTAA
- a CDS encoding P1 family peptidase — protein MRNLITDVEGLRVGHAQDDKLASGTTVIIFDRAIVAAIDVRGGGPGTRETALLEPAQTVESVDAIVLSGGSAFGLDAPSGTQAFLREKGRGFRIGDAVVPIVPGAIMFDLLNGGDKNWDRYPPYREFGYEAARTASVDFALGSVGAGLGATTVNFKGGVGSASAKTPGGVTVGAIVVINAVGTAVVGDGPHFWAAPFEQDAEFGGRGMPARFSKSDLAIRAKGGPQKSGPNQNTTIAMIATDAKLSKAQCNRLAVMAQDGLARAIYPVHSPLDGDVVFSAATGDKELADPYYALAELGMVAANVMARAAARGVYEATALPFKGALPAWRDRFG, from the coding sequence ATGCGCAACCTCATCACCGATGTCGAAGGCCTCCGCGTCGGCCACGCCCAGGACGACAAGCTCGCATCCGGCACCACGGTCATCATCTTCGACCGCGCGATTGTCGCGGCGATCGACGTGCGCGGCGGCGGCCCCGGTACCCGCGAGACCGCCCTGCTCGAACCGGCGCAGACCGTCGAGAGTGTCGACGCCATCGTGCTGTCCGGTGGCTCCGCCTTCGGCCTCGACGCGCCCTCCGGCACGCAGGCCTTCTTGCGCGAAAAAGGCCGCGGTTTTCGTATCGGCGACGCCGTCGTGCCGATCGTGCCCGGCGCCATCATGTTCGACCTGCTCAACGGCGGCGACAAGAACTGGGACCGGTATCCGCCCTATCGCGAATTCGGATATGAGGCGGCGCGTACCGCCTCGGTGGACTTCGCGCTTGGCAGCGTCGGCGCCGGGCTCGGCGCCACCACCGTCAACTTCAAGGGCGGCGTCGGCTCCGCGTCGGCGAAGACGCCCGGCGGGGTCACCGTCGGCGCCATCGTCGTCATCAATGCCGTGGGCACCGCGGTGGTCGGCGACGGACCGCATTTCTGGGCCGCGCCCTTCGAGCAGGATGCCGAGTTCGGCGGCCGCGGCATGCCGGCGCGCTTTTCGAAGAGCGACCTTGCCATCCGCGCCAAAGGCGGCCCGCAGAAAAGCGGGCCAAACCAGAACACCACGATCGCGATGATCGCGACCGATGCCAAGCTCAGCAAGGCGCAATGCAACCGGCTCGCTGTGATGGCGCAGGATGGACTGGCGCGCGCCATCTATCCGGTGCACTCGCCGCTCGACGGCGATGTCGTGTTTTCGGCCGCGACCGGAGACAAGGAACTGGCCGATCCGTATTACGCACTTGCCGAGCTCGGCATGGTGGCCGCCAATGTGATGGCCCGTGCCGCAGCGCGCGGTGTCTACGAGGCCACGGCCCTGCCCTTCAAGGGCGCGCTGCCGGCCTGGCGCGATCGCTTCGGCTGA
- a CDS encoding cytochrome c biogenesis CcdA family protein: MSADVSYLAALIAGIVSFLSPCVLPLVPPYLVYLAGTSLERFEARETEPRVKRETVMAAVLFVLGFSTVFVALGASASVLGGLVRAYAQPLSIIAGILIIVMGLHFLGLTPIAWLYRQKRAKIVQPVGLWGAYVMGLAFAFGWTPCIGPILAAILAVAASEQTVTKGASLLAVYSLGLGIPFVAAAFAVEPFAAFLARFKKYMHRVEQVMGGLLVLTGIAFLTGSINLMSIWLLETFPVLGKIG; this comes from the coding sequence ATGTCCGCCGACGTTTCCTACCTCGCCGCGCTGATCGCCGGTATCGTCTCCTTCCTGTCGCCCTGCGTGCTGCCGCTGGTGCCGCCTTATCTCGTGTATCTGGCCGGCACCTCGCTCGAGCGCTTCGAGGCGCGCGAGACGGAACCGCGCGTCAAGCGCGAGACGGTAATGGCGGCGGTGCTCTTTGTGCTCGGCTTTTCGACCGTGTTTGTGGCGCTGGGCGCGAGCGCCAGCGTGCTCGGCGGCCTGGTCCGGGCCTATGCGCAGCCGCTGTCGATCATTGCCGGCATTCTCATCATCGTCATGGGCCTGCATTTCCTGGGTCTGACGCCGATCGCCTGGCTGTACCGGCAGAAGCGGGCAAAGATCGTGCAGCCGGTCGGGCTGTGGGGCGCCTATGTCATGGGGCTTGCCTTTGCCTTCGGCTGGACACCGTGCATCGGCCCAATCCTCGCGGCCATTCTCGCGGTCGCTGCGTCCGAGCAGACGGTGACGAAAGGCGCGAGCCTGCTGGCCGTCTATTCGCTAGGCCTCGGCATCCCGTTCGTCGCCGCGGCCTTCGCGGTCGAGCCGTTTGCAGCGTTTCTGGCGCGCTTTAAAAAATACATGCACCGCGTCGAGCAGGTGATGGGCGGCCTGCTGGTACTGACCGGCATCGCCTTTCTCACCGGCAGCATCAATCTCATGAGTATCTGGCTGCTCGAGACGTTTCCGGTGCTGGGGAAGATCGGGTGA
- a CDS encoding branched-chain amino acid ABC transporter substrate-binding protein gives MKKLTTLGLALGVAVAMSSAASAQVKFAVAGPITGPNAAFGAQLKNGSQQAIDDINAAGGILGQKIALQFGDDVSDPKQGVSVANKFAGDGVKFVIGHFNSGVTMPASEVYQENGILMVSPSATNPQITERKMWNTFRTCGRDDQQGAVAGAYILKNFKGKKIAVVHDKTTYGKGLADETVKAMGKGGMKAALYEGVNTGEKDFSALVSKIKSAGADLVYWGGLHTEGGLIVRQMRDQGIKAPMMSGDGITSDEFASVGGPGVEGTLMTFGPDARNNPAAKAMVDKFRAAKFEPEAYTLYSYAAVQIIKQAAESAKSLDPKKVAEKMHSGMTFKTVLGDISYDKKGDRTNLDYVMYIWKKKPDGKITYVECPGNDCSKAK, from the coding sequence ATGAAAAAACTAACGACTCTCGGTCTTGCGCTTGGCGTCGCCGTTGCGATGTCCAGCGCCGCTTCCGCTCAGGTCAAATTCGCCGTTGCCGGTCCGATCACGGGTCCGAACGCAGCATTCGGCGCCCAGCTCAAGAACGGCTCGCAGCAGGCGATCGACGACATCAATGCCGCCGGCGGCATCCTCGGCCAGAAGATTGCCCTGCAGTTCGGCGACGACGTCTCCGACCCGAAGCAAGGCGTGTCGGTGGCCAACAAGTTCGCCGGCGACGGCGTGAAGTTCGTGATCGGCCACTTCAACTCCGGCGTCACCATGCCGGCCTCGGAAGTCTATCAGGAGAACGGCATCCTGATGGTATCGCCCTCGGCCACCAACCCGCAGATCACGGAACGCAAGATGTGGAACACCTTCCGCACCTGCGGCCGCGATGATCAGCAGGGTGCGGTTGCCGGCGCCTACATCCTCAAGAACTTCAAAGGCAAGAAGATCGCCGTCGTCCACGACAAGACCACCTACGGCAAGGGTCTCGCTGACGAAACTGTCAAGGCGATGGGCAAAGGCGGCATGAAGGCCGCACTCTATGAAGGCGTCAATACCGGCGAGAAGGACTTCTCGGCGCTGGTCTCCAAGATCAAGTCGGCGGGCGCCGACCTCGTCTACTGGGGCGGCCTGCACACCGAAGGCGGTCTGATCGTTCGCCAGATGCGCGATCAGGGCATCAAGGCGCCGATGATGAGCGGCGACGGCATCACCTCCGACGAATTCGCTTCGGTCGGCGGCCCGGGTGTCGAAGGCACGCTGATGACCTTCGGTCCGGACGCGCGCAACAACCCGGCCGCCAAGGCGATGGTAGACAAGTTCCGCGCCGCCAAGTTCGAGCCGGAAGCCTACACCCTCTACTCGTACGCCGCGGTGCAGATCATCAAGCAGGCCGCGGAATCGGCCAAGTCGCTCGACCCGAAGAAGGTCGCCGAGAAGATGCACTCGGGCATGACCTTCAAGACCGTGCTCGGCGACATCTCCTACGACAAGAAGGGCGACCGCACCAACCTCGACTACGTTATGTACATCTGGAAGAAGAAGCCGGATGGCAAGATCACCTACGTCGAGTGTCCCGGCAACGACTGCTCGAAGGCGAAGTAA
- a CDS encoding DUF6867 family protein → MESEATSVLHLIYEENSFWIFILVTLVLGGGAAWLTGRAVAGTWRPAWQVFVYCLILGGAVRFIHFALFGGTLISGHYYLVDTVVLMAFGFLGFRAARVSQMITHYRWINEADGPLRWRRRGP, encoded by the coding sequence ATGGAGTCGGAAGCCACCTCTGTTCTCCACCTCATCTACGAGGAAAACTCGTTCTGGATCTTCATCCTGGTCACGCTGGTCCTCGGCGGAGGCGCCGCCTGGCTAACCGGCCGGGCGGTCGCCGGGACCTGGCGGCCGGCGTGGCAGGTCTTCGTCTATTGTCTGATCCTCGGCGGCGCAGTGCGGTTTATTCACTTTGCGCTGTTCGGCGGCACGCTCATCTCCGGCCACTATTACCTGGTCGATACGGTTGTCCTTATGGCGTTCGGATTCTTGGGATTTCGGGCGGCCCGCGTGTCTCAGATGATCACCCATTATCGCTGGATCAACGAAGCCGACGGGCCTTTGCGCTGGCGCCGCCGCGGACCTTGA
- a CDS encoding ABC transporter ATP-binding protein — MTTPLLTVRGVKTYYGRVIALKGVDLDVNEGEIVTLIGANGAGKSTLMMTVCGNPRAREGSITFAGRDITHLPTHEIARLKLAQSPEGRRIFSRMTVLENLQMGAMVADEANFADDLERMMTLFPRLKQRIDQRGGTLSGGEQQMLAIARALMSRPRLLLLDEPSLGLAPLIVKQIFEAIKALNKLDGLTVFLVEQNAYHALKLAHRGYVMVNGLITLSGTGKELLERPEIKQAYLEGGA, encoded by the coding sequence ATGACCACCCCGTTGCTCACCGTTCGCGGCGTCAAGACCTATTACGGCCGCGTCATCGCCCTGAAAGGCGTCGATCTCGACGTCAACGAAGGCGAGATCGTCACGCTGATCGGCGCTAACGGTGCCGGCAAGTCGACGCTGATGATGACCGTCTGCGGCAATCCGCGCGCGCGCGAAGGCTCCATCACTTTCGCCGGCCGCGACATCACTCATCTGCCGACGCACGAAATCGCGCGGCTCAAGCTCGCGCAGTCGCCCGAGGGTCGCCGCATCTTCTCGCGGATGACCGTGCTCGAGAATCTGCAAATGGGGGCCATGGTGGCCGATGAGGCGAACTTCGCCGACGACCTCGAGCGTATGATGACCTTGTTCCCGAGGTTGAAGCAGCGCATCGACCAGCGCGGCGGGACGCTATCGGGCGGCGAGCAGCAGATGCTGGCAATCGCGCGCGCGCTGATGTCGCGCCCTCGCCTGCTGCTGCTCGACGAGCCGTCGCTCGGACTGGCGCCTCTGATCGTCAAACAGATCTTCGAGGCAATCAAAGCGCTCAACAAGCTGGACGGGCTCACCGTGTTCCTGGTCGAGCAGAACGCCTACCACGCGCTCAAGCTCGCCCATCGCGGCTATGTGATGGTCAATGGCCTGATTACCTTGTCCGGCACCGGCAAGGAACTTCTGGAGCGTCCCGAGATCAAACAGGCTTATCTCGAGGGAGGCGCGTGA
- a CDS encoding ABC transporter ATP-binding protein, with protein MGPLSDGVVGAPKIGVKGDTLLRVEHLTMRFGGLVAVDSLSFQARQGDITALIGPNGAGKTTVFNCITGFYKPSEGRIGLAHGLPAVWDEIDALTDGGHRSITTAEGALYLLERMPDYQVTQMARVARTFQNIRLFPGMTLLENLLVAQHNRLMLASGYTLLGVFGVPSYRRAERSAIDKARQWLDRVGLLHRADDPAGDLPYGDQRRLEIARAMCTDPVLLCLDEPAAGLNPRESGELNDLLLSIRDDFNMSILLIEHDMSVVMEISDHVIVLDYGVKISDGAPEEVRNDPKVIAAYLGVQDDEVEKVEAEVGL; from the coding sequence ATGGGTCCTTTGTCTGACGGCGTCGTCGGCGCGCCAAAGATTGGCGTCAAAGGCGACACGCTGCTTCGGGTCGAGCATCTGACAATGCGCTTCGGCGGCCTGGTCGCGGTCGACAGCCTGTCGTTCCAGGCCCGGCAAGGCGACATCACGGCGCTGATCGGCCCGAACGGCGCCGGCAAGACCACAGTCTTCAACTGCATCACCGGCTTTTACAAGCCGAGCGAAGGCCGCATCGGCTTGGCGCATGGACTACCCGCGGTCTGGGACGAAATCGACGCGCTCACCGATGGCGGCCATCGCAGTATCACCACCGCGGAGGGCGCGCTGTATCTACTCGAGCGCATGCCGGATTATCAGGTAACGCAGATGGCGCGCGTCGCCCGCACCTTCCAGAACATCCGCCTGTTCCCGGGTATGACGCTGCTCGAGAACCTGCTGGTCGCCCAGCATAACCGGCTGATGCTCGCCTCCGGCTACACCCTGCTCGGGGTTTTCGGCGTGCCGTCCTATCGGCGCGCCGAACGCAGTGCCATCGACAAGGCACGGCAGTGGCTCGATCGCGTCGGCCTCTTGCACCGCGCCGACGATCCGGCCGGCGACCTGCCCTATGGCGACCAGCGCCGTCTCGAGATCGCCCGCGCCATGTGCACAGACCCGGTTCTGCTGTGCCTCGACGAACCTGCCGCCGGCCTCAACCCGCGCGAAAGCGGCGAGCTGAACGATTTGCTGCTGTCGATCCGCGACGACTTCAACATGTCGATCCTGCTCATCGAGCACGACATGTCGGTGGTGATGGAAATCTCCGATCACGTCATCGTGCTCGATTACGGCGTCAAAATCTCCGACGGCGCACCGGAAGAGGTGCGCAACGATCCCAAGGTGATCGCCGCCTATCTCGGCGTCCAGGACGACGAGGTCGAAAAGGTCGAAGCGGAGGTAGGTCTATGA
- the livM gene encoding high-affinity branched-chain amino acid ABC transporter permease LivM codes for MQQASTVNGTNAFAALREAAFTALISFGLFLPLIGFETVVNIRNELTLDTRWPLLFSVVGIIFVGRLAYSLFAAPRLAQRKQRGVKAPAWFGTVGKWFVPFAIGFVIVYPMLILSTAGSSGALKWVDNFGIQILIYVMLGWGLNIVVGLAGLLDLGYVAFYAVGAYSYALLAKEFGFSFWLLMPLAGIMASFWGILLGFPVLRLRGDYLAIVTLAFGEIIRVVLINWVDLTNGYAGISGIPRPTFFGIPFTAGDDGFAATFGLEFSPIYRTIFLYYVILALAFLTAFVTVRLRRLPVGRAWEALREDEVACRSLGLNTTNTKLTAFAIGAMFGGFAGSFFSARQGFISPESFTFIESATIVAIVVLGGMGSQVGVAVAAIVMIGGTEIMRELNFLKQIFGESFDPTQYRMLIFGFAMVLIMVFRPRGFVSTRQPTVFLKERKSISSDLVGEGHG; via the coding sequence ATGCAGCAGGCGTCCACGGTCAACGGCACCAATGCGTTTGCGGCCTTGCGCGAGGCAGCGTTCACCGCGCTGATTTCATTCGGTCTGTTCCTGCCGCTGATCGGCTTCGAGACCGTCGTCAATATTCGCAACGAATTGACTCTGGACACGCGCTGGCCGCTGCTGTTCAGCGTGGTCGGTATCATCTTCGTCGGACGGCTCGCCTACTCGCTGTTCGCGGCGCCAAGGCTCGCGCAACGCAAGCAGCGCGGCGTGAAGGCACCGGCCTGGTTCGGCACCGTCGGCAAATGGTTCGTGCCCTTCGCCATCGGTTTCGTCATCGTCTATCCGATGCTGATCCTGTCGACTGCGGGCTCCAGCGGTGCGCTCAAGTGGGTCGACAACTTCGGCATCCAGATCCTGATCTATGTCATGCTCGGCTGGGGCCTGAACATCGTTGTCGGTCTCGCCGGCCTTCTCGATCTGGGTTATGTCGCCTTCTACGCCGTCGGCGCCTACTCCTATGCCCTGCTCGCCAAGGAGTTCGGCTTCTCGTTCTGGCTGCTGATGCCACTCGCCGGCATCATGGCCTCGTTCTGGGGTATCCTGCTCGGATTTCCGGTGTTGCGGCTGCGCGGCGACTATCTCGCCATCGTCACGCTCGCTTTCGGCGAAATCATCCGCGTGGTGCTGATCAATTGGGTCGACCTGACCAACGGCTATGCCGGCATCAGCGGCATTCCGCGACCCACCTTCTTCGGCATTCCGTTCACCGCCGGCGACGACGGCTTCGCCGCGACCTTCGGCCTGGAATTCTCGCCGATCTACCGCACGATCTTTCTCTACTACGTCATTCTTGCGCTCGCCTTCCTGACCGCCTTCGTCACCGTGCGACTGCGCAGACTGCCGGTCGGCCGCGCCTGGGAAGCCCTGCGCGAGGACGAGGTCGCCTGCCGCTCGCTCGGCCTCAATACCACCAACACCAAGCTTACCGCCTTCGCCATCGGCGCGATGTTCGGCGGGTTTGCCGGCTCGTTCTTCTCGGCGCGGCAGGGTTTTATCTCGCCGGAGAGCTTCACCTTCATCGAGTCCGCCACCATCGTGGCCATCGTCGTGCTCGGCGGCATGGGTAGTCAGGTCGGCGTCGCGGTCGCCGCCATCGTCATGATCGGCGGCACCGAGATCATGCGCGAACTGAACTTCCTCAAGCAAATTTTCGGCGAGTCCTTCGATCCGACGCAGTACCGAATGCTGATCTTCGGCTTCGCCATGGTCCTGATCATGGTGTTCCGCCCGCGCGGCTTCGTCTCGACGCGACAACCGACCGTGTTCCTCAAGGAACGCAAGAGCATTTCGTCCGACCTGGTCGGCGAAGGACACGGGTAG
- a CDS encoding branched-chain amino acid ABC transporter permease LivH (LivHMGF is the membrane component of the LIV-I/LS branched-chain amino acid transporter), with amino-acid sequence MEVFLQQLINGITLGSIYGLIAIGYTMVFGIIGMVNFAHGDVFMVSAFVALIAFLFITTWIGVPSIAVALLLVLVVAMVFTSLVNWAIERLAYRPLRGSFRLAPLISAIGMSIFLSNFVQVTQGPRNKAIPPMVHGEMVLFSQNDYNVTISLKQAIIWGVTAILLVAFWYLVAKTRLGRAQRACEQDQKMAALVGVNVDQTISITFIIAAALAAVAGTLYLTYYGVVNFADGFVPGVKAFTAAVLGGIGSLPGAVIGGLLIGLIETFWSAYFSIDYKDVAAFSVLAITLIFLPQGLFGRPDVEKV; translated from the coding sequence ATGGAAGTATTCCTCCAGCAGCTTATCAACGGTATTACGCTCGGGTCGATCTACGGCCTGATCGCCATCGGTTACACGATGGTCTTCGGCATCATCGGCATGGTGAACTTCGCCCACGGCGACGTCTTCATGGTGTCGGCCTTCGTGGCGCTGATTGCCTTTCTGTTCATCACCACATGGATCGGCGTGCCGTCGATCGCGGTGGCGCTGCTGCTGGTTCTAGTGGTCGCGATGGTGTTCACCTCGCTGGTGAACTGGGCGATCGAACGCCTCGCCTATCGACCGTTGCGCGGCTCGTTCCGCCTGGCGCCGCTGATCTCTGCAATCGGCATGTCGATCTTCCTCTCGAATTTCGTGCAGGTGACGCAAGGACCGCGCAACAAGGCGATCCCGCCGATGGTGCACGGTGAAATGGTTCTGTTCTCGCAGAACGACTACAATGTCACCATCTCGCTCAAGCAAGCGATCATCTGGGGTGTTACCGCAATCCTGCTGGTGGCGTTCTGGTATCTGGTGGCCAAGACCCGGCTCGGCCGCGCCCAGCGGGCCTGCGAACAGGACCAGAAGATGGCGGCGCTGGTCGGCGTCAATGTCGATCAGACGATCTCCATCACCTTTATCATCGCCGCGGCGCTCGCCGCCGTCGCCGGCACGCTCTACCTCACATATTACGGCGTGGTGAACTTCGCCGACGGCTTCGTGCCCGGCGTCAAGGCGTTCACCGCTGCGGTGCTCGGCGGCATCGGCTCGCTGCCCGGCGCGGTGATTGGGGGGCTATTGATCGGCCTGATCGAGACCTTCTGGTCGGCTTACTTCTCCATCGACTACAAGGATGTTGCAGCCTTCTCGGTGCTGGCGATCACCCTGATTTTCCTGCCGCAGGGCCTGTTCGGCCGCCCCGACGTCGAAAAGGTTTGA